In Ctenopharyngodon idella isolate HZGC_01 chromosome 2, HZGC01, whole genome shotgun sequence, the following are encoded in one genomic region:
- the LOC127504607 gene encoding retinol-binding protein 1-like — protein sequence MPADYTGYWKMISNDNFEEYLKALDVNVAIRKIAVLLKPDKDISQNGDHIIIKTVSTFKNYDMDFVVGQEFEEDLGPVDGRKCMTTITWDGDKLVCVQKGEIEGRGWTHWIEGDELHLELRAAGVVGKQVFKKS from the exons ATGCCTGCTGATTATACTGGATACTGGAAAATGATCTCCAATGACAACTTTGAGGAGTATCTCAAAGCTCTCG ATGTTAATGTTGCTATCAGGAAAATTGCTGTTTTGTTAAAACCTGACAAAGATATCAGCCAGAATGGAGATCACATTATCATCAAAACTGTGAGCACATTCAAGAACTATGACATGGACTTTGTGGTTGGTCAGGAGTTTGAGGAAGACCTGGGTCCAGTTGATGGCAGGAAATGTATG ACCACCATCACCTGGGATGGAGATAAACTGGTGTGTGTGCAGAAAGGAGAGATTGAGGGCCGGGGCTGGACCCACTGGATTGAAGGAGATGAACTTCATTTG GAGCTGAGAGCAGCGGGAGTTGTGGGCAAGCAGGTTTTCAAGAAGTCTTAA
- the rbp1.2 gene encoding retinol-binding protein 1 has product MSPVDMNGYWKMTSNENFDEYMEALDVNLVIRKIASYLIFDKEIVQNGDHFNIKTLTTFRNYHMEFDVGKEFEEDLVGVDDRKCMTTVNWEGDKLVCVQKGEKEGRGWTQWVKGDELHVEMRVCGVVCKQVFKKQVLD; this is encoded by the exons ATGTCTCCTGTGGACATGAATGGATACTGGAAAATGACAAGTAATGAAAACTTTGATGAATACATGGAAGCACTCG atgTGAATCTTGTCATCAGAAAAATTGCCAGCTATCTCATCTTTGATAAGGAGATTGTTCAGAATGGTGATCATTTTAATATCAAGACTCTCACCACCTTTAGGAACTACCATATGGAGTTTGATGTTGGAAAGGAGTTTGAGGAGGATTTGGTTGGTGTAGATGACAGGAAATGTATG ACCACAGTAAACTGGGAGGGAGACAAACTGGTGTGTGTGCAGAAAGGAGAAAAGGAGGGAAGGGGCTGGACACAATGGGTCAAAGGGGATGAGTTACATGTG gAAATGCGGGTCTGTGGAGTGGTGTGTAAACAAGTTTTTAAGAAACAAGTTCTCGACTGA
- the rbp2b gene encoding retinol-binding protein 2b, with protein sequence MAVDFTGKWELESSENIDNYLKALDIDFAFRKIAAHLTPTKTFTQDGDNFVIKTQSAFKSYELIFTVGVEKEEFTKGFDNRTLKTLVIWEGDKLVATQKGEKANRGWKHWIEEDKLHLELTCEDAVCHQVYKRKD encoded by the exons ATGGCTGTGGATTTCACTGGAAAATGGGAGCTGGAGTCGAGCGAAAACATTGATAATTACCTCAAAGCACTGG ACATCGACTTTGCCTTCCGGAAGATTGCAGCCCACCTCACTCCGACAAAGACCTTTACCCAGGATGGGGATAACTTTGTGATTAAGACACAGAGCGCCTTCAAAAGCTATGAGCTGATCTTCACTGTTGGAGTCGAGAAGGAAGAATTCACTAAGGGATTTGACAACAGGACGCTGAAG ACTCTGGTGATCTGGGAAGGGGACAAATTGGTGGCCACACAGAAAGGTGAGAAAGCCAACCGGGGATGGAAACACTGGATAGAAGAAGACAAACTTCATCTG GAGTTGACATGTGAGGATGCTGTGTGCCACCAAGTGTACAAGAGAAAAGACTGA